One stretch of Cellulomonas wangsupingiae DNA includes these proteins:
- a CDS encoding class F sortase: MPAPAPARTGGPVRMAASVPVRLQIPAIGVDSELMRLGLQDDGTLEVPPAGFPAGWYDGAPTPGELGPAVIAGHVDWASGPGVFYELANLAVGDEIRVTRTDGTAPVFQVTAVEEHPKDQFPTDAVYGDIDHAGLRLITCGGEWDRTVRHYEANVVVFAELVRPG, from the coding sequence GTGCCCGCGCCGGCTCCGGCCCGGACGGGCGGGCCGGTGCGGATGGCGGCCTCCGTCCCGGTGCGCCTGCAGATCCCCGCGATCGGCGTCGACTCCGAGCTGATGAGGCTGGGCCTGCAGGACGACGGCACCCTGGAGGTTCCCCCGGCAGGCTTCCCCGCCGGGTGGTACGACGGCGCGCCGACACCCGGTGAGCTCGGCCCCGCGGTCATCGCCGGCCATGTCGACTGGGCCTCCGGCCCCGGGGTGTTCTACGAGCTCGCGAACCTCGCCGTGGGGGACGAGATCCGGGTCACCCGCACGGACGGAACGGCCCCGGTGTTCCAGGTCACGGCTGTCGAGGAGCACCCGAAGGACCAGTTCCCGACGGACGCGGTCTACGGCGACATCGACCACGCCGGGCTCCGCCTCATCACCTGCGGCGGCGAGTGGGACCGGACCGTCCGGCACTACGAGGCGAACGTGGTCGTCTTCGCGGAGCTGGTCCGACCCGGCTGA